The Xenopus laevis strain J_2021 chromosome 5L, Xenopus_laevis_v10.1, whole genome shotgun sequence genome has a segment encoding these proteins:
- the LOC108716377 gene encoding extended synaptotagmin-3-like, with protein MTRSILFLVKIIISLLLGFFHSKINVPIPYVATWMALQYIFGRNTEQEENRRPEHRSSWLRLAVTFYIGYVSGEMEVPIGIFLIGLFVYWWLHPEDQTRSEKEEDIQVTALVDQNEEEDKSEGISQHILPEIARILNTTDEDARIEDLNKIVIELWPYFGQYIKNLLVDWYEPMICRKCKSFRFTRVDMGEKVPVITDARLHITEKKQVVLDLDLSYDGNASVKISLGRRYFRVGAKQMAIVGTLRVVLTPLMDEIPLFGSLTWFLPRRPVSHQQMEFGTTASLPAGYLAKICLLG; from the exons ATGACTAGATCAATATTATTTCTTGTTAAAATTATCATTTCATTACTTCTTggattttttcattcgaaaataaATGTTCCGATTCCCTACGTGGCAACATGGATGGCACTGCAGTACATTTTCGGCCGTAATACGGAACAAGAAGAGAACAGAAGACCAGAGCATAGATCATCCTGGTTACGCCTTGCAGTGACGTTTTATATTGGATACGTCTCAGGAGAGATGGAAGTTCCCATAGGCATTTTTTTGATTGGCCTCTTTGTATATTGGTGGCTCCATCCTGAAGACCAAACAAGGTCAGAAAAGGAAGAAGATATTCAAGTGACAGCG CTTGTCGATCAGAATGAAGAGGAGGACAAGTCAGAAGGG ATATCACAACACATTTTGCCTGAAATTGCCAGGATACTTAATACGACTGATGAAGATGCCAGAATAGAAGATCTGAATAAG ATTGTGATTGAACTGTGGCCGTACTTTGGACAGTACATTAAGAATCTTCTAGTTGACTGGTATGAGCCCATGATCTGTAGAAAATGCAAGTCATTCCGCTTCACGCGTGTCGATATGGGCGAAAAG GTTCCAGTAATAACAGATGCCAGACTACATATAACAGAGAAGAAACAGGTTGTTCTGGACCTGGATTTAAG TTATGATGGAAATGCCTCTGTTAAGATCTCCCTGGGAAGAAGATACTTCAGAGTCGGAGCAAAGCAAATGGCG ATTGTTGGCACACTCAGAGTGGTACTGACACCACTAATGGATGAGATCCCGCTCTTTGGATCATTGACTTGGTTCTTGCCCCGACGACCGGTAAGTCATCAGCAGATGGAGTTTGGGACTACGGCCAGTTTGCCAGCAGGCTATTTGGCCAAGATTTGTTTGTTGGGCTGA
- the LOC108716376 gene encoding extended synaptotagmin-2-A-like, with translation MYFKDFLANTALSYGVDNFVAPNCVPTKLLKTFRLDSLFFRVTRNIIRVHILEAENLISEDSGKFCPYVVISGAQQKGKTQVAKRSHNPSWNQAFEMRFNDLPMQEIEIALFHHGKGRDRCLNRWKFHVEEVVSQKVIDKVGV, from the exons aTGTATTTCAA GGATTTCTTGGCAAACACAGCGCTGTCCTATGGAGTAGACAACTTTGTTGCACCAAACTGCGTTCCAACGAAGCTGTTGAAGACCTTTAGACTGGACAGTTTGTTCTTCCGAGTGACCAGG AATATAATTCGCGTACATATATTGGAGGCAGAAAATCTGATTTCGGAAGACTCTGGGAAATTCTGTCCCTACGTGGTGATAAGTGGTGCACAACAGAAAGGCAAAACACAAGTTGCCAAGAGAAGCCATAACCCATCTTGGAACCAGGCATTTGAG ATGAGGTTTAATGATCTCCCAATGCAGGAGATTGAAATTGCTTTATTCCACCACGGCAAAGGGAGAGATAGATGTTTGAACAG GTGGAAGTTCCACGTGGAAGAAGTCGTCTCCCAGAAAGTCATAGATAAGGTAGGAGTTTAA
- the LOC121393837 gene encoding extended synaptotagmin-1-like codes for MVINRISRPMQLNRFSSAVIFILVEEAKDLKVKDNAEMPTSHVVTKVGKHSHSGKECSKTESPKWRAKSSFLLEKPHEETVKIKVKGTGHGILGSFILRISDLLLAKNLTIEGWHQLEAPFPQGTIWIRFELRILVPPRGPEFSMASSS; via the exons atGGTTATCAACCGGATATCTCGGCCAATGCAGTTAAATAGATTTTCCTCAGCCGTGATCTTCATCCTTGTCGAAGAGGCCAAGGACCTCAAG GTGAAGGATAATGCTGAGATGCCCACATCCCATGTAGTGACGAAGGTTGGAAAGCATTCACACAGCGGCAAG GAATGCTCAAAAACGGAGTCACCAAAATGGAGGGCAAAGTCGTCCTTCCTATTGGAGAAGCCCCATGAAGAGACAGTGAAGATAAAG GTAAAAGGAACGGGCCATGGAATCCTGGGATCTTTCATACTCCGCATCTCTGACCTCCTATTGGCCAAAAACCTAACCATAGAAGGCTGGCATCAGTTGGAAGCACCTTTCCCACAGGGCACTATTTGGATAAGATTTGAGTTGAGG atTTTGGTTCCGCCCAGAGGACCCGAGTTTTCAATGGCTTCCAGCTCCTAA